The window TTTCAACGCCTGATTATTCTTTTTAGGGAGTTAAAGGGCTAGCTTCCCTTTTTGCGGTCAATATATTCTCACTTTCGAGGCAGAACGCCACGGGGGAAAAAGTCCGCGCCGAAGGCGCATACTCGGGATGCAAGGGGGCGAACCCTTGCCCGCCGGAGGCGAAATCACCTGATCATTGCCGCGAAGCGGCTCTCAACGCCTGATTTTCCTCTTTAGGGAGTTAAAGGGGTAGTCCCCCTTTGTTTTGACCTCCAGGGTAGGTGGTGCTAGGTTCTCCATATGACCAATACCCTTGGAGATTCGCTGTTTCAGCGCAAGCAGACCGCCTTTCTGCTATCACCCGACAAAGCCCTGGCCGAGCTGTTGCAACGGCTCTGGTCTCCGGATGTTTTGGAGTTCCGGGTGTTCGACAGGGGGGCGCGGGCCATTGAGCTTATGTTCACGGACCCGCCGGACTTGTTGGTGGTGGACGATCGGCTGACCGACATCTCCGGCCGAGAGGTCGCCAATCTGGTCAAGAGCGAGAACGTTTACCGGCAGCTCCCCGTTGTCCTGTGCCTGGACGCTGTCCAGGAAGATGAGCCGTGGAATTGGAAGCAACTTGAGGTGGACGATTTCCTGGTGCGGCCCCTCAATCCCCCCGAGGTGCGGGATCGCATCAATCTGACCCTATGCCGGGCCATGCGGGCGCTGGACGCCAATCCTCTATCCAAGCTGCCGGGAAACACCTCCATCATCCAGCGTATCCAGCAGCTCATCGACTCCGGGGACGAGTTCGCCCTGGCCTATTGCGATCTCGACTATTTCAAGTCCTACAACGACAAGTATGGTTTTTCGCGCGGCGACGAGGTGCTCATGATGGCCGCGCGGGTCATCGTCAACACCATCCGCAGCTATCAGGGCGTATCGAGCTTCGTTGGCCATGTGGGCGGCGACGACTTCGTGTTCATCCTGCCCCCGGACAAGGTCGAGGACGCCTGCAAGCGGATCATCAAGGCGTTTGACGAGATCGTTCCCCATTTTTACGATCCCGAAGACCGCAAACGCGGCAACATTACCTCGGTGGACCGCGAGGGCAAGACCAAGGTGTTTCCGCTCATGGCCATTTCCCTGGCCGTGGTGGTCAACACCGGCGGACGCATCGGCCATTACGGCGAGGTTTCGTCCATCGCCATGGAATTGAAGAAAAAGGCCAAGGAAATCCCAGAGAGCAGCTATGTCATCGACCGGCGCAAATCCTGATAGCCGCGGCGAATTTGTCCGTGGATTCCTCGCCTATCTCGAAGTCGAGAAAGGCTATTCTCCGGCGACCATCCGGTCGTACGCCACCGATCTGGACCAGTTCCAGGCGTTTCTTTCGGAGCGCAAGGCGTCCCTGGAAAAGCCCGGTAGGCTCAATCGCGACCATGTCCGCGGCTTTTTGGCGGAGCTGCATCGAAGGCGGATCACCAAGACCTCCATGGGACGCAAGCTTTCGAGCCTGCGCGCGTATTTCAAGTATCTTTTGCGCCACAAAATCATCGTCAAGGACCCTGTTGCGGGCATCCGCAATCCCAAGCAGGAGAAGCGGCATCCGGAGATGCTCAACGTGGATCAGGCCGTTTCCCTTATGGAGGCGAAGGTGGAGCCGGACCCGGAAGGGCTGCGCGACATCGCCCTGGCCGAGGTGCTTTACGGCTCCGGCCTGCGCATCAGCGAGGCCATCGGTCTTGACCTCAATGACGTGGATTCCGACGTTATCCGCGTCACCGGCAAGGGGAGCAAGGAGCGCATCGTTCCCCTGTCCGATGCGGCGGTGGAGCGCATCCGCCGCTACATGGGCCAGCGTCATGCATTTCTCAGGGAAAACTATGCCGAGCAAGCCCTGTTCCTCAGCTCTCGAGCGGGCAAGCGGCTCGACCGGCGGCAGGCCAACCGCATCGTGGCCAAGCTCGCCAAACTTGCCGGACTCCCTCAGGACGTGCATCCGCACATGTTGCGCCACAGCTTCGCCACCCATATGCTTGAGGCCGGAGCCGACCTGCGCAGCGTACAGGAATTGCTGGGGCATGAGAACCTGACCACAACCCAGAGGTATACGCATCTGGACATGCAGCGCATCATGCAGGTATACGACCACGCGCACCCGCTGGCAGGCGGTCGCGACACCGACACCAACGAAGACTAACGGAGACATCAATGGAGAATCCCCTGGTCCTTCTGGAAACACCGGAAGGCGAAATCCTTATCGAGCTTTTCCCTGACAAGGCCCCCAAAACTGTCGAAAATTTCCTCAGCTACGTGGACGATGAATTCTACGACGGCACCCTGTTTCATCGGGTTATCAAGGGGTTCATGATTCAGACCGGCGGCCTGACTTTTTCCATGGAGGAAAAGGAGACCCGCGCCCCCATCGAGAACGAGGCGACCAACGGACTGAAAAACCTCAAGGGAACCGTGGCCATGGGGCGGTTGCCGGAGCCGCATAGCGCCACTTCCCAGTTCTACATCAATGTGGCCGACAACGCGGATCTCGACCACACGGGAACGGATGACGAGAACTTCGGTTACTGTGTTTTCGGCGAGGTCGTCGACGGCATGAACGTGGCCGAAAAGATCAGCAAGACCCGCACCCGGTCCTACCAGGGCTGGGATGACGTCCCGGTGGACCCGGTTTCCATCATCACCGCCCGCCGCTTCGAGTAGAAAAGGGCTTCTCATTTTAAGGAAGCTATACTGTTAGCTCCCCGCCTACGCGGAAGAACGCCGCGAAGCGAAAAAAACAGCGCCGAAGGCGCATACAAGGGATGCAAGGGTGCGAGCCCTTGCCCGCCGGAGGCGAAATCATCCGACGATTGCCGCGAAGCGGCTTTCAAGCCTGATTTTCCTCTCCAGGGAGTTGAAAGGATAGTTCCCTCTTTTTAAGGGAACTATACTGTTACCTCTCCGCCTATGCGGAAGAACGCCGCGAAGCGGAAAAGCCCGCGCCGCAGGCGCATACAAGGGATGCAAGGGTGCGAGCCCTTGCCCGCCGGAGGCGAAATCATCCGACGATTGCCGCGAAGCGGCTTTCAAGCCTGATTTCCCTCTCCTCCGGTAATAGAAAGGGGCGTTCCCTTTTTTAAAGCATCCTCAAGATGGCAGCGGGGTGGTGACAAGCGCCCGTGTGTGCTCAGCATCGTCGAACACGTCAGAAAATGAAAAAGGGGCTACCCATCGGGCAGCCCCTTTACTTTTTCAACAGCAACTCGCGTCTACTTGTTCAAGGCTTCCTTGAGGCGGCGTTCGGCC is drawn from Desulfovibrio sp. Fe33 and contains these coding sequences:
- a CDS encoding peptidylprolyl isomerase, with the protein product MENPLVLLETPEGEILIELFPDKAPKTVENFLSYVDDEFYDGTLFHRVIKGFMIQTGGLTFSMEEKETRAPIENEATNGLKNLKGTVAMGRLPEPHSATSQFYINVADNADLDHTGTDDENFGYCVFGEVVDGMNVAEKISKTRTRSYQGWDDVPVDPVSIITARRFE
- a CDS encoding GGDEF domain-containing protein, which translates into the protein MTNTLGDSLFQRKQTAFLLSPDKALAELLQRLWSPDVLEFRVFDRGARAIELMFTDPPDLLVVDDRLTDISGREVANLVKSENVYRQLPVVLCLDAVQEDEPWNWKQLEVDDFLVRPLNPPEVRDRINLTLCRAMRALDANPLSKLPGNTSIIQRIQQLIDSGDEFALAYCDLDYFKSYNDKYGFSRGDEVLMMAARVIVNTIRSYQGVSSFVGHVGGDDFVFILPPDKVEDACKRIIKAFDEIVPHFYDPEDRKRGNITSVDREGKTKVFPLMAISLAVVVNTGGRIGHYGEVSSIAMELKKKAKEIPESSYVIDRRKS
- the xerC gene encoding tyrosine recombinase XerC gives rise to the protein MSSTGANPDSRGEFVRGFLAYLEVEKGYSPATIRSYATDLDQFQAFLSERKASLEKPGRLNRDHVRGFLAELHRRRITKTSMGRKLSSLRAYFKYLLRHKIIVKDPVAGIRNPKQEKRHPEMLNVDQAVSLMEAKVEPDPEGLRDIALAEVLYGSGLRISEAIGLDLNDVDSDVIRVTGKGSKERIVPLSDAAVERIRRYMGQRHAFLRENYAEQALFLSSRAGKRLDRRQANRIVAKLAKLAGLPQDVHPHMLRHSFATHMLEAGADLRSVQELLGHENLTTTQRYTHLDMQRIMQVYDHAHPLAGGRDTDTNED